In Desulfatirhabdium butyrativorans DSM 18734, one genomic interval encodes:
- the lon gene encoding endopeptidase La: MAETDKDDLISIIEDEKRETFPSILPLMPVRDIVIYSDMLLPLFIGREKSVQAVDEAVAKDGYLMLVTQKDQTLENPKPDQLYTVGTIGRILRMLKLPDGRVKVLVQGLTKARILKFMKRKSWYRVHVDILPTVVVKELSIEVQALMRNVKENSAKILSFRGELTGEVGAILDSIDDPGKLADLVASNLRLKIEESQMILEIIDPTERLKKVNQMLSREVELSSMQAKIQSNVRDEIVKNQRDYFLREQMRAIHRELGDGDDRAQEIESYRKQIKKAKMPAEAEKEAMVQLKRLEQMHPESAESTVIRTYLDWIIDLPWSKSSKDRLDVKEAKRVLDAGHYGLEKVKDRILEYLSVRKLNPKMKGPILCFVGPPGVGKTSLGKAIARAINRKFVRISLGGIRDEAEIRGHRRTYIGAMPGRILQGMKQTGTNNPVFMMDEIDKIGADFRGDPSAALLEALDPEQNSAFSDHYLNLTFDLSHVMFILTANLIDPIPSALLDRMEIISLSGYTTEEKTAIAKSYLIPRQVRENGLKSRQIHFSPGALLKIITDYTFEAGVRNLEREIAAICRKTARKIAEGQKGPFSIEPENLSSYLGPPKYFPEMDQESAQIGLSTGLAWTQAGGEVLYVEATLIGGKGELIITGQIGDVMQESARAALSYARANLAKYQVEETLFEHHDIHIHVPAGATPKDGPSAGIAMATALLSVIRQKPVRADVAMTGEITLRGRVLPIGGLKEKALGALRAGIRTLVFPEKNQRDLEEIPDYVKEKIRFVPVKHMDEVLDLAFDGTQQVEEDPASSESGDPA, from the coding sequence ATGGCTGAGACAGATAAGGATGATTTGATCAGCATCATCGAAGACGAAAAACGGGAGACGTTTCCGAGTATTCTTCCCTTGATGCCGGTGCGGGATATTGTCATTTATTCGGATATGCTGCTTCCCTTGTTCATCGGCCGGGAAAAATCCGTTCAGGCTGTGGATGAGGCGGTTGCCAAGGACGGATACCTCATGCTGGTGACCCAGAAAGATCAAACCCTGGAAAATCCGAAGCCGGACCAGCTGTATACCGTCGGCACCATCGGGAGGATTCTCCGGATGCTCAAGCTCCCCGATGGCAGGGTGAAGGTTCTGGTGCAGGGGCTGACCAAAGCGCGTATCCTCAAATTCATGAAACGAAAATCCTGGTATCGGGTCCATGTCGACATCCTGCCGACAGTCGTGGTCAAAGAATTGTCGATCGAAGTACAGGCCCTGATGCGCAACGTGAAGGAGAATAGCGCCAAGATCCTTTCTTTCAGAGGCGAGTTGACCGGCGAGGTCGGCGCCATCCTGGACAGTATCGACGATCCTGGCAAACTGGCCGATCTGGTGGCTTCGAATTTGCGGCTCAAGATCGAGGAGTCCCAGATGATTCTGGAAATCATCGATCCCACCGAACGGCTGAAAAAAGTCAACCAGATGCTCTCCAGGGAAGTTGAGCTTTCCTCGATGCAGGCCAAGATTCAATCGAATGTCCGGGATGAAATCGTCAAGAACCAGCGGGACTATTTCCTGCGGGAACAGATGCGGGCCATTCATCGGGAGCTGGGAGACGGCGATGACCGGGCTCAGGAGATCGAGTCCTATCGCAAGCAGATCAAGAAGGCCAAAATGCCTGCGGAAGCCGAAAAGGAAGCCATGGTGCAGCTCAAGCGGCTGGAACAGATGCATCCGGAGTCTGCCGAATCGACCGTCATCCGAACCTATCTCGACTGGATCATCGACCTGCCCTGGTCGAAATCGTCCAAGGACCGTCTCGACGTCAAGGAGGCCAAACGGGTTCTCGACGCGGGCCATTATGGCCTTGAAAAAGTCAAGGACCGGATTCTGGAATATCTGAGCGTGCGAAAACTCAACCCCAAGATGAAGGGGCCGATTCTGTGCTTTGTCGGACCACCGGGCGTGGGGAAGACTTCACTGGGAAAGGCGATCGCCAGGGCGATCAACCGGAAGTTCGTCCGCATTTCGCTGGGGGGTATACGGGACGAGGCCGAAATCCGGGGGCACCGCAGGACCTATATCGGTGCGATGCCCGGCCGCATTCTTCAGGGCATGAAACAAACCGGGACCAACAATCCCGTTTTCATGATGGACGAGATCGACAAGATCGGCGCCGATTTTCGGGGGGATCCCTCTGCGGCGTTGCTCGAGGCCCTCGATCCGGAGCAGAATTCGGCTTTCAGCGATCACTACCTGAACCTGACCTTTGATTTGTCCCATGTCATGTTCATCCTGACCGCAAATCTGATAGACCCCATTCCATCGGCTCTTCTGGATCGCATGGAGATCATTTCGCTTTCCGGCTACACGACCGAGGAGAAGACCGCCATAGCCAAGTCCTATCTGATTCCGAGACAGGTCAGGGAAAACGGCCTCAAGTCCCGCCAGATCCATTTTTCACCGGGTGCCCTGCTGAAGATCATTACCGATTACACGTTCGAGGCGGGCGTGCGGAATCTGGAGCGGGAAATCGCGGCGATTTGCCGGAAAACCGCGCGAAAAATCGCGGAAGGCCAGAAAGGTCCTTTTTCGATTGAACCCGAAAATCTCTCTTCCTATTTGGGGCCGCCGAAATATTTTCCCGAAATGGATCAGGAATCCGCCCAGATCGGGCTTTCCACAGGCCTCGCCTGGACACAGGCGGGCGGCGAAGTGTTGTATGTGGAGGCTACCCTGATCGGAGGGAAGGGCGAGCTCATCATCACCGGCCAGATCGGAGACGTGATGCAGGAGAGCGCCCGTGCGGCCCTGAGCTATGCCCGTGCCAATCTGGCGAAGTATCAGGTGGAGGAAACGCTCTTCGAACACCACGATATCCATATCCATGTTCCTGCCGGCGCAACACCCAAAGACGGGCCTTCTGCGGGTATCGCCATGGCGACGGCGCTGCTGTCGGTCATTCGCCAGAAACCGGTGAGGGCGGATGTCGCCATGACGGGAGAAATCACGCTTCGGGGCAGGGTGCTGCCCATCGGCGGGCTGAAAGAAAAGGCGCTTGGCGCCTTGCGCGCCGGGATTCGGACGCTCGTGTTTCCGGAAAAAAACCAGCGGGACCTGGAGGAAATTCCAGATTACGTCAAGGAGAAGATCCGGTTTGTTCCGGTGAAGCACATGGATGAAGTGCTCGATCTGGCGTTTGATGGAACGCAGCAGGTCGAAGAAGACCCTGCATCCAGCGAAAGCGGCGATCCTGCATGA
- the amrA gene encoding AmmeMemoRadiSam system protein A, with translation MSISTEDQRILLQIARSAIERRLGMPCAELPLSDRPFLQQRRGCFVTLEKKGQLRGCIGNIEPLKPLIEAIADNAISAAFHDPRFPSMTREEWPSVDIEISILSEPRILEAKSPSDRLAKLSAGIHGVILSRQYHRATFLPQVWDQLPDKRSFLEHLCLKAGMEASCWKDPQTSIEIYEAEHFRE, from the coding sequence ATGTCGATTTCAACAGAAGACCAACGCATATTGCTGCAAATTGCACGGTCGGCGATCGAAAGGCGGCTCGGCATGCCCTGTGCTGAATTACCGCTATCCGATCGGCCCTTTCTGCAACAAAGGCGGGGATGTTTCGTTACCCTCGAAAAAAAAGGGCAGCTCCGGGGCTGCATCGGCAACATCGAACCGCTCAAACCCCTGATCGAAGCCATCGCAGACAACGCCATCAGCGCGGCCTTTCATGATCCGAGATTCCCGTCCATGACACGCGAAGAATGGCCTTCCGTCGATATCGAAATCAGCATCCTGAGCGAGCCCCGGATACTCGAGGCCAAAAGCCCATCCGATCGGCTGGCAAAACTCTCCGCCGGCATCCATGGCGTGATCCTGAGCCGGCAATACCACCGGGCCACTTTTCTTCCGCAGGTTTGGGACCAGTTGCCGGACAAGCGCTCCTTTCTGGAGCATTTGTGCCTGAAAGCCGGCATGGAGGCAAGCTGCTGGAAAGACCCGCAAACGAGCATCGAAATCTACGAAGCCGAGCATTTTCGGGAATGA
- a CDS encoding DUF47 domain-containing protein gives MRMPIMNSLSAMAFDKLFDHAEKIKEGIWIFQQAMECYIGSACPSFAELQDSVAGLEREADGIKHQVLELMPISVLFPVDKHQFCGWLNKQDQLLNLCVGTLGWIRHRSFSTISDELKSRFILLLDAIIDPVEELEKLAHETRKYLRSFSDKHRKTVLDVIQIIRQQQREAARIGNAIEEIVFSSEIDPLGAYYLIRLSEKIGSIADQVEGISDIARAMVLK, from the coding sequence ATGCGAATGCCCATTATGAACAGCCTCTCGGCGATGGCTTTTGATAAACTCTTTGATCATGCCGAAAAAATCAAAGAGGGGATATGGATTTTTCAGCAGGCGATGGAATGTTATATCGGGTCCGCCTGCCCGTCTTTTGCCGAACTGCAGGATTCGGTCGCAGGACTGGAACGGGAGGCCGACGGCATCAAGCATCAGGTTCTGGAATTGATGCCGATATCGGTATTGTTCCCGGTGGACAAGCATCAGTTCTGCGGATGGTTGAACAAACAGGATCAATTGCTGAATCTCTGTGTCGGTACCCTGGGCTGGATCCGGCACCGATCTTTTTCGACAATCTCCGATGAGTTGAAAAGCAGATTCATTCTGCTCCTGGATGCCATTATCGATCCTGTCGAAGAGCTGGAAAAACTGGCGCATGAAACCAGGAAATATCTGAGAAGTTTTTCGGACAAACACCGCAAGACCGTTTTGGATGTCATTCAGATCATCCGCCAGCAGCAACGGGAAGCCGCACGGATCGGCAATGCCATCGAGGAAATCGTATTTTCATCGGAAATCGATCCGCTGGGCGCCTATTACCTGATCCGCCTGTCTGAAAAGATCGGTTCGATTGCCGACCAGGTCGAAGGGATATCCGATATTGCCCGGGCGATGGTTTTGAAATAA
- a CDS encoding YkgJ family cysteine cluster protein gives MKIVSIEAHPELGEAAIEHDGIFHFSCHPGVSCFNQCCHNLRLPLYPYDVLRLRHRLNMASESFLETHTTAQVQPNDIFPEVLLRMQESPGAPCPFLQPDGCGIYADRPDACRMFPLDRGLEFDAQGRSRLRYFFRPPTFCKGVESESTWNVKRWLADQHADVYAEMTEKWAGVRMLFHQHAAAAAMPDAERKEKEVVRMAYMAAYDLDAFRKFVFESSFLKRFQIPSSLLNRGRTDDIAMLRIGLAWIKWLLAGIESPDLRFRR, from the coding sequence ATGAAAATCGTATCGATCGAAGCACATCCCGAGTTGGGCGAGGCCGCCATCGAGCACGACGGCATTTTCCACTTTTCCTGCCATCCCGGGGTGTCTTGTTTCAACCAGTGCTGCCACAATCTCCGGTTGCCGCTGTATCCCTACGATGTGCTGCGCCTCAGACATCGGTTGAACATGGCTTCTGAATCGTTTCTGGAAACCCATACCACAGCGCAGGTGCAGCCGAACGATATTTTCCCCGAGGTGCTGCTCAGGATGCAGGAAAGTCCCGGTGCGCCATGCCCGTTTCTACAACCGGATGGATGCGGCATCTATGCGGATCGGCCGGATGCCTGCCGCATGTTTCCCCTCGATCGCGGTCTGGAATTCGACGCCCAGGGCCGGTCGCGGCTTCGCTATTTTTTCAGACCACCAACTTTCTGCAAAGGTGTCGAAAGCGAGTCCACCTGGAATGTGAAGCGATGGCTGGCCGATCAGCATGCGGATGTCTATGCCGAAATGACGGAAAAATGGGCCGGTGTGCGGATGTTGTTTCACCAGCACGCTGCAGCCGCAGCGATGCCGGATGCCGAACGGAAGGAAAAGGAAGTTGTTCGGATGGCCTATATGGCGGCGTACGATCTGGACGCTTTTCGAAAATTTGTGTTCGAAAGTTCATTTCTCAAGCGTTTCCAGATCCCTTCATCTCTCCTGAACCGCGGCCGCACCGATGATATCGCGATGCTGCGTATCGGACTGGCCTGGATCAAATGGCTGCTGGCCGGAATTGAATCGCCCGATTTGCGCTTCAGAAGATAA
- a CDS encoding SPOR domain-containing protein has translation MMTSGTRYILCLLLVLVLASSAYADDKASLGRFLLRVQRYEDALVVYNELIGKRSTDSQLYHNRGVAYMHTGHLEKALNDFNEAIAIDPKNAEAYNSRGVCWFYKGDYEKAVADYAKAIEHNPQLTRAYNQLAWALAVCPNPKIRNGARAVEMARKAVELEPSAYHYDTLAAAYAEAGHFKDAVKIQKRALLMQLTEGRTQALERYTERLRSYEVKKPWREKNAAGMRQAEAPAGKSGHSPITITAITAIGEDAAQRQFPKEPEPPRVPEPQPMTQPVTPQPEKQPEPQPQITAPPKEPPPSPGPVPIASPSRGIGVRPFSIIVATSQYRQKAYRIAMKLRSKGDSAFIVQETDPGAGESYKIYLGNFASAIEAWDFIGARLKNQFRDPQVVYLPYAVMIGRPASKEAIKNQEASFLSKGYWAYSCGDPKHPEQARMLIGAFEKDTQAIELATKLQQWEKNVQVVLR, from the coding sequence ATGATGACGAGCGGTACCCGATACATCCTGTGTTTGTTACTGGTTCTCGTTCTGGCCTCATCGGCCTATGCCGATGACAAGGCATCCCTTGGCAGATTTCTGCTTCGCGTGCAGCGCTACGAGGACGCACTCGTCGTATACAACGAGTTGATCGGCAAACGTTCCACCGATTCCCAGCTCTACCACAACCGTGGCGTCGCCTACATGCACACCGGACATCTGGAAAAGGCCCTGAACGATTTCAATGAAGCCATCGCCATCGATCCCAAAAATGCGGAAGCATACAACAGCAGGGGCGTATGCTGGTTTTATAAAGGCGATTATGAAAAGGCGGTTGCGGATTATGCCAAGGCCATCGAACACAACCCCCAACTGACGCGTGCATACAACCAACTCGCATGGGCCTTGGCCGTATGCCCCAACCCCAAAATCCGCAACGGCGCGCGGGCCGTGGAAATGGCCAGGAAGGCGGTTGAACTGGAGCCGAGCGCCTACCATTACGATACGCTGGCTGCGGCATACGCTGAAGCAGGTCATTTCAAGGATGCCGTCAAAATCCAGAAACGGGCCTTGCTGATGCAGTTGACCGAAGGAAGAACGCAGGCGCTCGAACGATACACAGAAAGGCTCCGCTCCTACGAGGTCAAGAAACCCTGGCGGGAAAAGAACGCCGCAGGCATGCGCCAGGCGGAAGCTCCCGCCGGGAAATCCGGGCACAGCCCCATTACCATCACGGCCATCACGGCCATCGGCGAGGATGCCGCACAAAGGCAGTTCCCCAAGGAACCGGAACCCCCCAGGGTTCCAGAGCCGCAACCGATGACGCAACCGGTAACGCCACAACCCGAAAAACAACCGGAGCCGCAGCCCCAAATCACCGCTCCGCCCAAAGAACCGCCTCCGTCTCCGGGCCCCGTCCCGATTGCATCCCCATCCAGAGGCATTGGCGTCAGGCCATTTTCGATCATCGTCGCCACGAGCCAATACAGACAGAAAGCCTATCGTATTGCCATGAAGCTCCGATCCAAAGGAGATTCGGCGTTCATTGTCCAGGAAACCGATCCGGGCGCGGGAGAGTCATACAAGATTTATCTGGGCAATTTTGCCAGTGCAATCGAGGCATGGGATTTCATCGGAGCGCGGCTGAAAAACCAGTTTCGCGATCCCCAGGTTGTCTATCTTCCCTATGCCGTGATGATCGGGCGTCCCGCTTCCAAAGAGGCCATCAAGAATCAGGAAGCATCATTCCTCTCGAAGGGCTATTGGGCCTATTCCTGCGGCGATCCAAAACACCCGGAACAGGCCCGGATGCTGATCGGCGCGTTCGAAAAGGATACGCAGGCCATCGAACTCGCAACCAAATTGCAGCAATGGGAAAAAAACGTGCAGGTGGTCTTGCGGTAG
- the polA gene encoding DNA polymerase I — MSTEATEQLPTEPGTEKRTLFLVDGTAYIHRAYHAIRSLSTSTGFPTNAVFGYTQMLIKTMSNRKPRWGAVCFDSKGPTFRHRKYPLYKANRPPMPEELALQIQPILEVTRAFHLPVIELPGYEADDLIGTLAVSAASQGFDVVVVSGDKDFAQLVSDRIRIWDPMKETLLDTDAVRRNFGVEPVQIIEMMGLSGDSSDNVPGVPGIGPKTASALIRRFGSIDGVYQHIGEIPSKNQRDKLVANREQALLSRELVTICTDVPIDLNVNRLVIGEPFRERLTALFGKLEFRQLQQTFADMEAPSTKSAERYETIRSRSELAVLVKRLRSAGRFAVDTETTSEHPMLAKLVGVSFSDAPGNAWYVPVGHAAEKNPLTLAETAEVIGPLLSDGAIEKIGQNIKYDWIVFERHGIRLCGVKADTMVASYLLHPSKRSHSLDQIALDYLNRKAIGYSNVTQQGKIKVFSHVPITDATRYACQDADFTLQAYHALIPKLQAEKLFDLYQTIEMPLVEVLKKMEMKGVCVDADRLRRLSEAFQQEMNTLEEDIYRVAGERFNIQSHQQLGRILFEKLKLPNQKKTKKRSGYSTDVDVLTELSPQHELPNLVLRHRTISKLKSTYTDALIDMIHPETGRIHTSYNQTVTATGRLSSSEPNLQNIPVRSESGKAIREAFVPRPGWKLMSADYSQIELRILAHCSGDPLLIEAFLADKDIHTRTASEVFQVAEADVTPELRRQAKTVNFGILYGMGAFSLSKDLGISVKMAKTIIDAYFATYHGIKAFIDQTIASARALGKTETLSGRIRLLPEITSTNPVVRQFAERVAVNTPVQGTAADFIKIAMIRIDRTLEKEGMQSAMLMSVHDELVFEAPEDELDRLKGLVCDIMEHVWELRVPLKVNVGIGDNWAEAH, encoded by the coding sequence ATGTCAACCGAAGCCACGGAACAACTCCCTACGGAACCCGGCACCGAAAAGCGCACCCTGTTTCTTGTCGATGGAACGGCCTACATTCATCGCGCTTACCATGCCATCCGGTCGCTCAGCACATCCACCGGCTTTCCGACCAATGCCGTTTTCGGCTATACCCAGATGCTCATCAAAACGATGTCCAACCGAAAGCCGAGGTGGGGAGCCGTCTGTTTCGACAGCAAAGGCCCGACGTTCCGGCATCGGAAATACCCGCTCTACAAGGCCAACCGGCCGCCCATGCCCGAAGAGCTGGCACTCCAGATACAGCCGATCCTCGAAGTGACCCGTGCCTTTCACCTGCCGGTGATAGAGCTCCCCGGTTATGAAGCCGACGACCTGATCGGGACCCTTGCCGTTAGCGCCGCATCACAGGGGTTTGATGTCGTTGTCGTCAGCGGAGACAAGGACTTTGCCCAGCTTGTCTCGGATCGGATCCGCATCTGGGATCCCATGAAGGAAACGCTGCTCGATACGGATGCCGTTCGCCGGAACTTCGGTGTCGAGCCCGTCCAGATCATCGAAATGATGGGATTGAGCGGTGACAGTTCGGACAATGTGCCGGGGGTTCCCGGTATCGGACCGAAAACGGCATCCGCCCTGATTCGCCGGTTCGGCAGCATCGACGGGGTATATCAACACATCGGAGAAATCCCTTCGAAGAACCAGCGGGATAAATTGGTCGCGAATCGGGAGCAGGCATTGCTGAGCCGGGAGCTGGTCACCATCTGTACCGATGTCCCCATCGATCTGAATGTGAACCGACTGGTGATCGGCGAACCGTTCCGGGAGCGGCTGACGGCGCTGTTTGGAAAGCTCGAATTCCGCCAACTGCAGCAGACTTTCGCCGACATGGAGGCGCCATCCACAAAGAGCGCCGAACGGTATGAGACCATCCGGTCGCGCAGCGAACTGGCGGTTCTTGTGAAGCGCCTTCGCAGCGCCGGCCGATTTGCCGTCGATACCGAGACGACTTCCGAGCATCCGATGCTGGCCAAGCTGGTCGGCGTCTCCTTTTCGGATGCACCGGGCAATGCCTGGTACGTGCCGGTAGGACATGCGGCTGAAAAGAACCCGCTGACGCTTGCCGAAACCGCCGAAGTGATCGGCCCCCTGCTTTCGGATGGTGCCATCGAGAAGATCGGACAAAACATCAAATATGACTGGATCGTGTTTGAACGGCACGGGATCCGGCTCTGTGGGGTGAAGGCCGACACGATGGTGGCATCCTATCTGCTGCATCCATCCAAGCGATCGCACAGCCTCGATCAGATCGCGCTCGATTATCTCAACCGCAAAGCCATCGGGTACAGCAATGTCACCCAGCAGGGCAAGATCAAGGTCTTTTCGCATGTGCCCATCACGGATGCCACGCGCTACGCCTGCCAGGATGCCGATTTCACGCTTCAGGCATACCATGCCCTGATCCCGAAGCTGCAGGCCGAAAAGCTCTTCGATCTCTACCAAACCATCGAGATGCCGCTTGTCGAAGTTCTGAAAAAAATGGAAATGAAGGGCGTTTGCGTGGATGCGGATCGGCTCAGGCGCCTGTCTGAGGCATTCCAGCAGGAGATGAACACGCTTGAGGAAGACATTTATCGTGTGGCAGGCGAGCGCTTCAACATCCAGTCCCACCAGCAGTTGGGCCGCATCCTCTTCGAAAAATTGAAGCTGCCGAACCAGAAGAAGACGAAAAAAAGATCGGGATACTCCACCGATGTCGATGTGCTGACCGAGCTTTCGCCGCAGCATGAATTGCCCAATCTCGTGCTGCGGCACCGGACCATCTCCAAGCTCAAATCGACCTATACCGACGCCCTGATCGACATGATTCACCCGGAAACCGGCCGCATTCACACATCCTACAACCAGACGGTGACGGCAACGGGAAGGTTGAGCAGCTCGGAGCCCAATTTGCAGAATATCCCGGTGCGAAGCGAATCGGGGAAGGCGATCCGCGAAGCCTTTGTGCCCAGGCCGGGATGGAAACTGATGTCTGCAGACTACTCCCAGATCGAGCTGCGCATCCTGGCCCATTGTTCGGGCGACCCGCTTCTGATCGAAGCCTTTCTGGCGGACAAGGACATCCATACCCGGACGGCGTCGGAAGTATTCCAGGTGGCGGAAGCCGATGTGACGCCGGAATTGCGGCGTCAGGCCAAGACCGTCAATTTCGGGATTCTGTACGGCATGGGCGCATTCAGTCTCTCGAAGGATCTCGGCATCTCCGTCAAGATGGCCAAGACGATCATCGATGCCTATTTCGCGACGTATCACGGCATCAAGGCGTTTATCGATCAGACGATTGCATCGGCAAGGGCGCTTGGCAAAACCGAAACGCTCTCCGGCAGAATCCGGCTGCTGCCGGAGATAACGAGCACAAACCCGGTGGTGCGGCAGTTTGCCGAGCGGGTTGCCGTCAATACGCCCGTGCAGGGCACTGCGGCGGATTTCATCAAGATTGCGATGATCCGCATCGATCGGACTCTGGAAAAAGAGGGGATGCAATCGGCCATGCTGATGTCGGTCCATGACGAATTGGTGTTCGAGGCGCCGGAAGATGAGCTGGATCGTCTGAAGGGGCTGGTGTGCGACATCATGGAGCATGTCTGGGAGTTGCGTGTGCCGCTGAAGGTGAACGTGGGGATTGGGGACAACTGGGCCGAGGCCCACTGA